The segment GCTTTATCAAAGGATGATCAGATTTGAGGAAATATCCActctttgcacatttttttttacagaagacCAGATGCCCTAGTACCCTAGTGATGACTACAAACGTCACTTGACATGCAATATTATGCACAATGTTTTCCTATTGTTATTGTTTCAAACTCTGGAGTTTAAATGTAACCACATTGTATAAAAGATAACATTTCTTTCCCTACATATACCCCGAAAATACTATCACTAGAATGTCTCTGTTCCTGTCCCTTGTCTTGTCTGAAATGTTTCATTAGTACAAGGCCTCACTGGCTTCTGTTCCTCACTAAAATGTACACCTAATCCTCAGTCTATTCAAAAATCATTGTTGTcgtttgtctttttcatttatcttttagATTGCATCTTGAAAACAGCTCCCGTCCCCATTTTACACCCCTTCCTTTTTGATtcagaggaaagaaaatggGCAGCTGCAGTGGTAGAAAACACTGCATCGCTTTTTTATTCAGCATTTTAACATGCTGTCTCTCTGTCCCTGAATTGAAATCTGGGAGGGAAAAACTTCAGAGTTAGGCAGACTGACAGAGGACAAGCAATAAATTGGAGATAACTGCTCCTCATATTTGAGGTGGCGACTGAGAAGCAGAGCACATCAGTGCTGATTAAAGCTCCCAGCAGGGAGACAGGCTCACACTAGGAGAGTAAAGTACTGGGAGCAGTTTTGAATTTTGAATGTGTTGTTGTGTGTCATTGTTTCATCTctgcaaaaaaatgtttgaatggcattaaaaaaacaaggaaaactttTTTTGATCAATTTGTCAGCTCATAGTTTTTGCTCAATTTCCCACTTGCTGAACATATTATTGTGAACACATTTCTAGAGAGACAAGATATATGGGTTCAACAGGTCCATAATCTAAAGGTAAGTCCACTTGAATATGAAGAAATCCTGATTTCTGTAAACTGGAAATCATTTGATTATATAAACTAAATATGGCAAGAGTGAAAAAGAGCAATCCAAATCATTATTATTAGATTAAATCTGGTCAGTACAGAGAAAGTTTTAGATCTTTTTTTGTCCAATGATCACTACTGCTTCAAAAATGAAGTTAGCCTCAAATCAACAAAAATTATGTGAGGAGCAAAATATGATTCTAGCTTCAGGTTAAATTCTCAAATCCAATCTATATGTAAATTTACAGTGGTGATGTGGCACATGCCCGGAAATCAAAGTTAAAAGTGATGTTCaaactgatgaagaaaacagaataaaagcatGATAGGAAACTAATATGCTTTCCATAAATCTGTTTAATGACTATGAagtaataattttatataatcTGAACAAGCTATAGgctattgcatttttttatagTTCCTTTTCATGCACAAGAAAACAGAGGGGAATCTGAGTGATCCTACAGGACTATGCATAATCACACTAGATTAAAGCTGATAACAGCCAATCAGCCGCCGGTGGAcgttaaataataaatgtctgGGACTGCTATTGAGTCAGTGGGACGTTAATTGTCCGGCAACACATCCGCAAATTGAACATGACAGTTGCACCGTCGTATTTATGAGTCAATTGGTTACAATGGAAGGATTAAATCCATCAATCACGTTTCCCTAACACAGAACAGTGGGTCTCAGCAGAATGTTTCTGATTTAAAGCAGTCGGGTTCATTTAGGTTTACTTCAGCTGTGCAGCTgcgaaaaaaagaaagaaaaggaaaggaagaaaACGATCTGCAGTCCTCACATACAGGGCCTCTACATGCTGCATGATAAAAGCAATGCACTGGCAGATTCAGGCGCAATCGTGGACGCACGCGCAGGCACGCACACACGCGCATCCCCACAAGCACACgcactctctctctcacacacacacacacgggatGTAGTCAGTACCTGCAGTTGTACGTCCGGATCTCCTTGTTGTCCCTCTTGCACTTGACCGCCACAAAAATCATGGTTATAAACAGGATAGCTGCGATAGAGCCCAGAgcgatgatgaagatgagggaTAGGTTGACAGGTCCAATAGTCTCCTGCGCGTTCAGGTCTGGTGAGAGGTATATTACTATGTAGGCCGAGGCGGAGAGGGAGGGCTTGCCGTGATCCCTTGCCACCACTGTGATCTCGTACGTGGATTTGGCATTTTCTCCAAACATCCTGGTGGAGCGCACCTCTCCGGTCACCTGGTTGATTTCAAAGAAAGCCCTGTCCCCCTCCGAGATGGTGTAGGTCAGTCGCCCGTTCTCCCCCTCATCGTAGTCGTCGGCTTTCACCTGGGTCACCATGTAGTCCACTGCAGCGTTTCTTGGGATGGAGACCTCCGCTGTGCCATTAACCAGAGGAGGGTTTGTCATAACAGGTGTGTTGTCGTTGACATCAAGCACGACAATACGCACCGTGGCGTTACTGGATAAGGAGGGATTACCGTTGTCTCTGgccaaaactttaaaatcaaaagtCCTGGTGTATTCGTGATCAAATGACCTCATGGAGTAAATGCGACCAGATGGGTTTATGCTGACATATGTGTTTACATCCATGTGCTTAATCTCACCAGGGACTATGGAGTATGAAACTGTGCCATTCATCCCTAGGTCCGGGTCCTCTGCTGAAACTGCCAGCAGACATGAACCAGGGAGGTTGTTTTCCATCACCATCTCTTGATAGTGTGGCTTAAGAAAGTGGGGCGGGTTATCATTTTCATCTGTGACTTTGACTACCAAAGATTTTGTGGCACGTAAAGGAGGAGTGCCACTGTCCTCTGCTTGGATAGTCAGGTTGTACGTGTCCTTTTGCTCTCTGTCCAGCCTGCCATCAACAAGTATGGTGGAGAAGCTCTCATATTCTTGCAGTCTGAATGGAACATTACCCTGCAACCTGCACTGCACTTTGCCGTTTGCCCCAGAATCCTTATCTGACACCCTCACCAGCGCAATGACATATCCACGCTGCGCGTTTTCACTGACTTCCACCATCTCTGTGTTCAGTGAGAGCAAATTAATGATAGGTGGGTTATCATTCGTATCCATCACATTCACTGTGACTTTGCAGTGAGCTGGAATAGAGTTGGGACCTAAATCTTTGGCCTGGACATCGATTTcgtatatttttgttgtttcataATCCAAAACCCCATTGACTGTGATGATCCCGGTTCTGGGGTCAATTTTGAAGGCCTCTCTTGTTTTCTCGGTGACGTAACTGTTGAATGAGTACACAACCTCTCCATTAGTGCCCTCGTCAGGATCCGTTGCATTCAGATCTATGACTAATGTATTTATAGGGGAATTCTCCATTACATTGACAGTATACACCGGCTCATCAAAAACAGGGTTGTTGTCATTAGAATCAATTACCTTGATATTTAACTGGACCGCGCCTATCTTTGGAGGGTCCCCTCCATCCTCTGCACTGATTTCATATGTATAGTGGGACTGGGTCTCTCTGTCTAAGGATTTTTGCACAACAAGCTCAGCAATTTTTGACCCATCCCCTCTGGTCTTGATTTCTAGTCCGAAAAGCTCATTTGGAGTGATGGAATACGACTGCACTCCAAAGATCCCTGAGTCCGGATCGCTTGCCCCCTCTAGGGGAAACCTGGTACCAGGGGAGGCATTCTCTGATATTTCAATGTCAATGTGGCTCGTTGGGAACCTGGGCGCGTTATCGTTCAAATCTTCAATTTCAACTTTGATGACACAGATCTCCATAGAGTTTGACATCACTTCTAGAGAAATAATGCACTTTGGGTTTTGTCGACAAACTACATCCCGATCTATTTTCATTTGGGTTGTAAGGATTCCAGCTGGACTGAGTTCCACCCATCGTGGTTCTGAATTGGAAATAACCCTTAAATAAGGGGGCTGCGGTGCAATCTGAAATCCTTGCTTAAGTGCGTCCCTTGTCACGTTTCCAATTACTGACCCGGGCTTCATCTCCTCGTTTATTCCATATTTTAGGTTGATAACAGCCTCAGTCCCGacccaaaataaaatgaacacagCCGTTAATTGTATAAATTCCATCTCCTTGGTTTGCATTGTACctgttgagtttatttttttcccctaataAGACCTTGATAATTATTCACAGGAATGCACGTCAGAGAGAATcgcaaaaattaaaaaaatgaatcatCGCATTCAAATTCTTCCCAAAAAAGTATTCGGATGTCTCTTTTGTATGCAGATTAAATCATGGTCTGGAGGCTACAATTCTAACAAGTGCTTTAGACTATTTCGCTCTTCTCAGGCACAGCGCATCCTCCGGTCTACTGCAGCGGGCGAAACATTGAGGGCGGCAGATATGGGAAAACATACTGAATCTTCTCACAGTAGTCTTTTAGTCGTAAATATCCGTGCAGCTCTTAACAAGCAGAAAAATGCTGTTACACAAGACTCATAGGATACATTGTCCATTTTCAAGTGAGCTGAAAGAAGAGGACAAAGCTTCGGACTGCATAGAATTAAAATGTGAATTCTTCTGTGAGCAAGTCCATAAAGATGTTAATCTTCCGTGCAGATGAAGCAACGAGGCTCAAAAGTCCGTGTTCAGTTCTCCGCCCTGATGCCAGTCAATATTTAAGTCGCAGGTTGGATAAACATCTTGTTCTGCGTGATGAGCTATATTACAAGGAGTGATTACATTCCCTCTCAGGTCGGCAGCTATAGGCTTTCAAGAAAAAGTACATCAGATGGAAAAGAGCTGAAAGGGTCTGCAATCACAAAGTCCGGATATATTTATCTAAAGAAAGGTGCAATTGCAGGAATGTCTCATCATATCACTCAAGTCCCGATTACCTTTTCCTTTCCAGCAGGTTTAGTCTCTCGTCCCCTCCGCAAGTCTTGTAGCTTTTACTTACTAATTAATTCCCTCGTATCTCACTTGGCAAAGGGCTACACATATCCCAGTTATTAGTCCATGCAATAAAAAATCCGCTCAAAATGTAAGCAAAAGCCAGGGGGATTAAATGATTCCAGAACCTACTGTATGTTCAAAACGCATTTCATGCTCAGCTGcagcaaaaaagaaacactgtagCCTATATCCAGCCTGgctgaggcagaaaaaaaagagagaaatcacTACTCGTCTCCAGCAGCCTGTCTAGTTGACTCCAACAAGCGTTCCTCTCGCTTCACTGGTGCACACTGGCAGACGCGCAGCTCCGAGCCGTGCGCTCAGTCTCAGGACCCGCAATCCCCTCAGCCAATCAGGGGTTACACAGGAGGGCTGGAGCTGCTGGTGGGTGGGGCAAAGTACAGCAATGAAACACGGCCAACTACCTGTTCTCTTGCAGATGGACGACTCAACGGGCAATTACAGCGTACAAACTGAAACACGACGCTGAGTATTAGATGATCATTGGAGTTGATGCCAAAAGTAGGGGTCTGGTAGGGGGGGGACCCATGGGGAGCCTTTGAGAGAGCTCCCATGGGTGCCACagtataaagagaaaaatataatttcCCCCAGGAGACAAGATGCTATAGGGGCAACTTTTCAGAAGTGGgtttatcttttttccttttctttttcttttgctcagtCATATTTCTTTTACAAGACACATCCGCACCACAGAGAACCTCACACTCGTGCATGCGCGGAGCAGATCTTGCTGCCGAACCAAATAGGACTTCCTGCTACCTTCTGCACATTTTGAAGCCCAGTATAAGGCCCGATAATCTACACGTCTCTTGCAATTGTAGGTTTCACGTTACATCACTTGCACCCAAACATGGTTCCCAGGCGTTTAATGCGCATTACGTCCTAACCTTATAGCAACACCAGGCGCAATGGTGAGGCAATAACTTTTAACCGAATAATGCAGGTCCGGATGGTGGTTTTCACAGGCCAATAACCCAGTTTTTAAAGATATGTCAAAATAAAACTTGGATTTTCTTGTAAATATCAAGCTCATATTTCAACGTGTGTAAGTgaatatgtattattattattattattattattttcctttatcaACCATGCAACTTTAAGGTGAACGCATAGCCTATAGGGCCTAATTAAAGATATAATTAGCACACATGAAAACCAACAAATAACCTCCCGTCTCTGAATAGAAACATTTGTTATTAAGGTTAATAATGAGGTGGGTGCTGACCTCCAGCCTGCTGCTCATCATCATAATAAAAGGAACACATCAATTACGCTGTTATTCAAAGCGTCCCTTCTCTCTCATCTCCATGTAATTCAGGACGACATCATAAGGCTCCTTGTGATGTGAACAATTCAGCGCTGTAACAAGCATTCTGGGCACCCGCACAAGTACAGAAAACTACTTTGGCTATGAGAAAAGGACTGAATATAAAGTTCCCCTTCTAAGCTGTGTACAGCCTGTCATCGCCTTCCTCGACACTCGCTTACAGCcacgctctctctctctctctctctcgctcgctCTCACCTCttactcatacacacacacgcgcgcgcacacacacacgttttcaCACACGCTCTCCTCGTCATCATAGCCGATCTGCCCGACTCTCACCGGCGCGCGCTCAGCCGCCATCACATCCTGTCGCGGGGCAAGCAGCTTTCAAAGTCACAAGGGTGACACCTAGCGTCCGCAGCCGCCGCTCGATTCTGTTATTTCAGCCTGTCCATTTTGCCCCCGGACTCTTTCACCCCAATGAAAAACAATAGCGCGCCACAAGAATAATGAATTAAGCGGTATATAAATTTCCTCTCTTTATTGGAAAAGAAGTCTGCAGTTTGACCACATTAATATTCTGCCCACGACGTGAATTAGTTCTGAGCCATATCCATCCACACTTAATCAATACTGATTGAACTCTACATGGAAAGGAGAATAAGATCATTGTTGTGCATTATGCATgtgttatttatctcacttgTTCATATCTTTAAGCGCCTCCTGATAAGGCACTATGACTGGCTTCATTCTGTGATAAATCTGGACCTTGCTGACATAAAACTGCAAAGAACAATAATGTACTTACACCTCAAAGGACCCCACAGCAAATTAGTTTATTATCACTGAAACTGATAAATTACTCACTGCCACATACAAATACTAAGGTAAAGACACTGTCTCTGTTAGtttctttgtaaaatattttctcttcttttgcaTTATGCAATGCTATTTTGACAAACAAGCAAGTATCAACAAAGTAACTTGTTTGCTCTGCCACAACACTTTCTAAGAAATGATTCTGTCGCATAAGGCGTGCGCCAGAAGAATCTTTAAGCTCATAAATTCTTAATGTCAGCGAGTTAAACAACCGTAGGCAGTGGCaggggactttttttttatcctcagGGCTTTCTCACAGCCATGTGTACAGCAGAGTGCATTGCACATTTTGCATTTCCCTCTCTTGTTGCAGAGGTTTGCATTGCTTGATTGCCTGTATGAACAGGTGGGACGTGTGAGCAACAGTTAACAACAAATAGGTTTGTGTTAGTGTGCTTTGCATGTAAATGTGCAACCATTTTCATCTTTCAGCTGCGCTTTGTGCCACTAACCAAACACCACTGGGGTTAAACATCCTCAAGTCTGAAAATGTTTGGTCCAATTTGGAGAGCCTGAAGATGATGAGAGCCAAGAGGGTTAAAAATGTTGCAGATGTCTTCCCCCCCTGCAGCTAACTGCAGTTTGAATCCAGACAACAGCCGGCAGGGTTGGCCATAAACTACAGCAGTAATTTAGCCACAATGTATTTCTTTCTCTCAGAGAGCGCtgccatttttcatttatgagCTGCAAACTACCCCAATATACTTCCTGCTGTTGACATTCCTTTGTGTCCTTTATTGATTTGACCACTATTTTAaaatccttcattttttttttgttttttttttgtgagcagtgtggCATTGACTGGCATCAATGTTTCGATGTGTTCACTTGCCCACCGTTTCATTAAACTGTCTGTCAAGCTTTCTGGCCATAGTTGTCACAATCTATACATCACAGAAGAcatgatgtatttattttgtgcagTGAGACAAGTTATAGTCCTAATTAATGTTCATTTCATACTTGTCATTGCTGCACATTCATCAACACCTAACACAGTTCTATGAAAATAACAAGTTCAGCTCAGTTTTTGTGCTTATTTACAGCATTATGTgatggaaatgaaaaatgacCCAAACACGATTCACTTAATTGACTGTGTTCTCAATGTTCAATCAGCATTCCTATAagagaaattattaaatataacaTGATTCCACATGTACCATTAAGATATTCCATATATTGTTTACATATGTTGTTTTGCACTGAGTGTAGTTTAAAGctatagagtttttttttttttttttttttttttgtaaaacatgaAGACAGAAGGCAGAGCTAGCTATTTGGTTCCATGGGATTTTCTCAACCTCACATCAGTTTTGAGCATATTTGAAGCGTTTGTAGTTGGAAGCTTGAACCAGTGCAGCTAAAAGTACACATAGAATGGCTTATTCTGGttcatataacttttttttcctctgctgccAAGGAATGGCTCGTGTCTGTAGTCTGTCCCTGCTGGTTGCTTGGAAAGGAATATCTAAGCTTCACTGACAGATGTTGGTGTTATCACCTCTAAGTTCGGTACGGCTCTGCATCTTGGCTCATGCACTTGCATGGACTTAGAGAAGCTAGCAAAAATACAGCAGAGTTTGTGGTGGCACATTGATTCTGAATGGGCGAAATGGTCATGCTCTTTTTGGCTGCAGCTGAAGATGGTGTTATTATTATGATCCTCACTCGTACGGCTTCACAAAAAAATTGATTCCTCCTCAGCACCCCTTGCCAGAGGCATACAAAGGAAGGGGAACTGACAGGCTTAATCTATGGGCCTCTCGTCAATGACGATACGCCCTCTACTCCATTCCACACTTTTCCTGTCCATGATACATCAATTAGTATCAACTCTCACCATCCATCTAAGGATTCATGCAGCCCCATGGGCTCACCAGCATGGCTAAAAGTACAATTCAAACTAaaatttgtctctttttgtgcTTTTCAGCAACTATTTCTTGATGCGCTGGTGACTGTCAtgtgatttttaatttaatcctgtttttaatCTCCCCAAAGCACTGGCCTAAGACTCATGGGTGACTTAAGGAAGGAAAAGTACAGCCGGCACAGCTTAGCTTTCCCCTAATACTACTCAATACCATCTCTATCCTTGCCCATCATTTGTCTTTGAGCTAAGTCAAAATCAAGTGCATATGTTTGGGTCTATTAAGAGTGCTGTGCTTTCCAAAAGTCTACCACTCTGGTTTCATAGCAAAGTAAGtacaaaatgattttttttttttttttttttgttgcaggGAGGCACTTcatttcttgtgtgtgtgtgtgtgtgtgtgtgtgtgtgggggggggggggggtcaagaTCATATATTTTCTGTGAGAGGattgtttgattgttttgagACTGCTttcaaactgtcttttttttcccccttctcctTTCTCCAGTTTGAACCTGGTCAAGTTGCCTTAACTTGATCAAACAAGTGAGCACAAAGTGAACACTATGGAAAACCTGTCTGTGAAAGAGAACTTATTTGTTTCTTATAACCAAGACCACAAATCAATACATCATGACGGTTTCACAAATTGCTGTGAGACTGTGCAACATCTGTTGGAGTGTTAGCATGGGATAAAACTTCTGTTGGTCCTCCAGAACTGTTGATGACCTTCCCAAATctgatagaatagaaatactttattaatccctttggagagtcctcagggaaatttaggtaatgatctgacacatgtTAAGGAAATGTCAATGATTTCCTTGATTAGCTTTGCTCTGGTTTGGTCAGGTTTGACTATTTCATTCTTGTGTTGCTTGGTCTAGCACAAGAATAAAATAGATGCAGATGGTCTTGTATTAGAATGGATGTGGCCCTTGTTACATACAGATGCAAATGAAAGAATTGTTGAACGTGCTGTTTGAAGTTGCATGGGTGGTGGGGCTCCTGATCATCAAAAGCTACACAGATTAAATATGCGgtttgttgatgtttaaacaattAATAATTTGTAACCCAATGACCCATTTGCTTATGAAATGAAATATGTTTAAGAGAGGCTTGTTCTATTTATGCATAATTGGTTTAGCTATTTATACTGTTAGATGGCAATTACCAAATTTTGTGTACAGTCCTCTAATGTTTAGATCCAAATGCTCCCTCATTGCTTCCGCTTAAATGTCTTTTTGATAAATAATGACTTAAAGTCTAATGGGCTTGATACACGAGAGGCAACGTCACTTAATTTCCAACAatttcctatggaacttgcacgatgaggtgaaaatcgctgccctcctccagccaagtgacATTTGTGCATGGGAAATGTTGTGTTGGTTAACGTAGAAGTGCACATGGGGGCTTGCGATGCAACACAAGAAAGttgaacattttttcatttttgtcatcATTTGATGGCAGACCTCAAaactgatccagataaatccaggtcCTACTTTtggacaaattcaccctggcgcCAACAAGTTCCCACGTGGCTACCTCTTTTAGGCCCTGTCCCCTCTTCTCTTGCCTGTTAGCAACAAACAGGCGCAGCCCATGCCATGCTATGCTATGCTGCTTTTTTAGGCAGCTGCATGGCACATGAAAATCAAGTCAAGTCCTTGGTTTATATTTACCCTTACAAATCTAATTGGAGTGAACCACAGTAATTAACTAACAGTAATCTAAATACATCAAATTGACCCAGAATATTTAGTCAGCAAAAATCTTTCTCACTAAATTAAAGCATTTGAATTAAGTGAAAATTCTTTTCATAATTATACTTTGGTCACTTAACAAGAGTGTTCTCAGTGCTCTTCCATCATCACTACAAGATCTTGGCAAAATATTGATGCAACTCTGGATGCAAATAAATGTAACAATGCAGGTTACTAAAACAATGCCACTATGAATGCATGCCAAAACCACAGCTAAAggctctttaaaaaaatataagtgtgacttttttttttgtttgtttgtttgtttgatagGCAGTGTATAAATATGTAACTACCTACTACTGTAACTTAAACCATATGTGGTTGAAG is part of the Melanotaenia boesemani isolate fMelBoe1 chromosome 7, fMelBoe1.pri, whole genome shotgun sequence genome and harbors:
- the pcdh19 gene encoding protocadherin-19 isoform X4 — encoded protein: MQTKEMEFIQLTAVFILFWVGTEAVINLKYGINEEMKPGSVIGNVTRDALKQGFQIAPQPPYLRVISNSEPRWVELSPAGILTTQMKIDRDVVCRQNPKCIISLEVMSNSMEICVIKVEIEDLNDNAPRFPTSHIDIEISENASPGTRFPLEGASDPDSGIFGVQSYSITPNELFGLEIKTRGDGSKIAELVVQKSLDRETQSHYTYEISAEDGGDPPKIGAVQLNIKVIDSNDNNPVFDEPVYTVNVMENSPINTLVIDLNATDPDEGTNGEVVYSFNSYVTEKTREAFKIDPRTGIITVNGVLDYETTKIYEIDVQAKDLGPNSIPAHCKVTVNVMDTNDNPPIINLLSLNTEMVEVSENAQRGYVIALVRVSDKDSGANGKVQCRLQGNVPFRLQEYESFSTILVDGRLDREQKDTYNLTIQAEDSGTPPLRATKSLVVKVTDENDNPPHFLKPHYQEMVMENNLPGSCLLAVSAEDPDLGMNGTVSYSIVPGEIKHMDVNTYVSINPSGRIYSMRSFDHEYTRTFDFKVLARDNGNPSLSSNATVRIVVLDVNDNTPVMTNPPLVNGTAEVSIPRNAAVDYMVTQVKADDYDEGENGRLTYTISEGDRAFFEINQVTGEVRSTRMFGENAKSTYEITVVARDHGKPSLSASAYIVIYLSPDLNAQETIGPVNLSLIFIIALGSIAAILFITMIFVAVKCKRDNKEIRTYNCRVAEYSYGNQKKSSKKKKLSKNDIRLVPRDVEETDKMNVVSCSSLTSSLNYFDYHQQSLPLGCRRSESTFLNVENQNSRNAAPNHGYQHPFTGQGHQQPDLIINGMPLPETENYSIDSSYVNSRAHLIKSTSTFKDLEGNSLKDSGHEESDQTDSEHDVQRGHYVDTAVNDMLNMTVPPNVCQLPDQDPSEGFHCQDECRILGHSDRCWMPRVPIPARAKSPEHARNVIALSIEATTVDVPHYEDGTIKRTFATFGKDGSEDVERGEVKGKWTQESQVCSPKANGGAVREAGNGREAASPITSPVHLKSPVSKPSSAYNTLKCRDAERIANHSLLRQPEGKDSEPAVREINTLLQDGRDKESPSSKRLKDIVL
- the pcdh19 gene encoding protocadherin-19 isoform X3, which produces MQTKEMEFIQLTAVFILFWVGTEAVINLKYGINEEMKPGSVIGNVTRDALKQGFQIAPQPPYLRVISNSEPRWVELSPAGILTTQMKIDRDVVCRQNPKCIISLEVMSNSMEICVIKVEIEDLNDNAPRFPTSHIDIEISENASPGTRFPLEGASDPDSGIFGVQSYSITPNELFGLEIKTRGDGSKIAELVVQKSLDRETQSHYTYEISAEDGGDPPKIGAVQLNIKVIDSNDNNPVFDEPVYTVNVMENSPINTLVIDLNATDPDEGTNGEVVYSFNSYVTEKTREAFKIDPRTGIITVNGVLDYETTKIYEIDVQAKDLGPNSIPAHCKVTVNVMDTNDNPPIINLLSLNTEMVEVSENAQRGYVIALVRVSDKDSGANGKVQCRLQGNVPFRLQEYESFSTILVDGRLDREQKDTYNLTIQAEDSGTPPLRATKSLVVKVTDENDNPPHFLKPHYQEMVMENNLPGSCLLAVSAEDPDLGMNGTVSYSIVPGEIKHMDVNTYVSINPSGRIYSMRSFDHEYTRTFDFKVLARDNGNPSLSSNATVRIVVLDVNDNTPVMTNPPLVNGTAEVSIPRNAAVDYMVTQVKADDYDEGENGRLTYTISEGDRAFFEINQVTGEVRSTRMFGENAKSTYEITVVARDHGKPSLSASAYIVIYLSPDLNAQETIGPVNLSLIFIIALGSIAAILFITMIFVAVKCKRDNKEIRTYNCRVAEYSYGNQKKSSKKKKLSKNDIRLVPRDVEETDKMNVVSCSSLTSSLNYFDYHQQSLPLGCRRSESTFLNVENQNSRNAAPNHGYQHPFTGQGHQQPDLIINGMPLPETENYSIDSSYVNSRAHLIKRPPCSTSTFKDLEGNSLKDSGHEESDQTDSEHDVQRGHYVDTAVNDMLNMTVPPNVCQLPDQDPSEGFHCQDECRILGHSDRCWMPRVPIPARAKSPEHARNVIALSIEATTVDVPHYEDGTIKRTFATFGKDGSEDVERGEVKGKWTQESQVCSPKANGGAVREAGNGREAASPITSPVHLKSPVSKPSSAYNTLKCRDAERIANHSLLRQPEGKDSEPAVREINTLLQDGRDKESPSSKRLKDIVL
- the pcdh19 gene encoding protocadherin-19 isoform X2, with protein sequence MQTKEMEFIQLTAVFILFWVGTEAVINLKYGINEEMKPGSVIGNVTRDALKQGFQIAPQPPYLRVISNSEPRWVELSPAGILTTQMKIDRDVVCRQNPKCIISLEVMSNSMEICVIKVEIEDLNDNAPRFPTSHIDIEISENASPGTRFPLEGASDPDSGIFGVQSYSITPNELFGLEIKTRGDGSKIAELVVQKSLDRETQSHYTYEISAEDGGDPPKIGAVQLNIKVIDSNDNNPVFDEPVYTVNVMENSPINTLVIDLNATDPDEGTNGEVVYSFNSYVTEKTREAFKIDPRTGIITVNGVLDYETTKIYEIDVQAKDLGPNSIPAHCKVTVNVMDTNDNPPIINLLSLNTEMVEVSENAQRGYVIALVRVSDKDSGANGKVQCRLQGNVPFRLQEYESFSTILVDGRLDREQKDTYNLTIQAEDSGTPPLRATKSLVVKVTDENDNPPHFLKPHYQEMVMENNLPGSCLLAVSAEDPDLGMNGTVSYSIVPGEIKHMDVNTYVSINPSGRIYSMRSFDHEYTRTFDFKVLARDNGNPSLSSNATVRIVVLDVNDNTPVMTNPPLVNGTAEVSIPRNAAVDYMVTQVKADDYDEGENGRLTYTISEGDRAFFEINQVTGEVRSTRMFGENAKSTYEITVVARDHGKPSLSASAYIVIYLSPDLNAQETIGPVNLSLIFIIALGSIAAILFITMIFVAVKCKRDNKEIRTYNCSFFYLRRVAEYSYGNQKKSSKKKKLSKNDIRLVPRDVEETDKMNVVSCSSLTSSLNYFDYHQQSLPLGCRRSESTFLNVENQNSRNAAPNHGYQHPFTGQGHQQPDLIINGMPLPETENYSIDSSYVNSRAHLIKSTSTFKDLEGNSLKDSGHEESDQTDSEHDVQRGHYVDTAVNDMLNMTVPPNVCQLPDQDPSEGFHCQDECRILGHSDRCWMPRVPIPARAKSPEHARNVIALSIEATTVDVPHYEDGTIKRTFATFGKDGSEDVERGEVKGKWTQESQVCSPKANGGAVREAGNGREAASPITSPVHLKSPVSKPSSAYNTLKCRDAERIANHSLLRQPEGKDSEPAVREINTLLQDGRDKESPSSKRLKDIVL
- the pcdh19 gene encoding protocadherin-19 isoform X1 is translated as MQTKEMEFIQLTAVFILFWVGTEAVINLKYGINEEMKPGSVIGNVTRDALKQGFQIAPQPPYLRVISNSEPRWVELSPAGILTTQMKIDRDVVCRQNPKCIISLEVMSNSMEICVIKVEIEDLNDNAPRFPTSHIDIEISENASPGTRFPLEGASDPDSGIFGVQSYSITPNELFGLEIKTRGDGSKIAELVVQKSLDRETQSHYTYEISAEDGGDPPKIGAVQLNIKVIDSNDNNPVFDEPVYTVNVMENSPINTLVIDLNATDPDEGTNGEVVYSFNSYVTEKTREAFKIDPRTGIITVNGVLDYETTKIYEIDVQAKDLGPNSIPAHCKVTVNVMDTNDNPPIINLLSLNTEMVEVSENAQRGYVIALVRVSDKDSGANGKVQCRLQGNVPFRLQEYESFSTILVDGRLDREQKDTYNLTIQAEDSGTPPLRATKSLVVKVTDENDNPPHFLKPHYQEMVMENNLPGSCLLAVSAEDPDLGMNGTVSYSIVPGEIKHMDVNTYVSINPSGRIYSMRSFDHEYTRTFDFKVLARDNGNPSLSSNATVRIVVLDVNDNTPVMTNPPLVNGTAEVSIPRNAAVDYMVTQVKADDYDEGENGRLTYTISEGDRAFFEINQVTGEVRSTRMFGENAKSTYEITVVARDHGKPSLSASAYIVIYLSPDLNAQETIGPVNLSLIFIIALGSIAAILFITMIFVAVKCKRDNKEIRTYNCSFFYLRRVAEYSYGNQKKSSKKKKLSKNDIRLVPRDVEETDKMNVVSCSSLTSSLNYFDYHQQSLPLGCRRSESTFLNVENQNSRNAAPNHGYQHPFTGQGHQQPDLIINGMPLPETENYSIDSSYVNSRAHLIKRPPCSTSTFKDLEGNSLKDSGHEESDQTDSEHDVQRGHYVDTAVNDMLNMTVPPNVCQLPDQDPSEGFHCQDECRILGHSDRCWMPRVPIPARAKSPEHARNVIALSIEATTVDVPHYEDGTIKRTFATFGKDGSEDVERGEVKGKWTQESQVCSPKANGGAVREAGNGREAASPITSPVHLKSPVSKPSSAYNTLKCRDAERIANHSLLRQPEGKDSEPAVREINTLLQDGRDKESPSSKRLKDIVL